A DNA window from Pseudoalteromonas spongiae UST010723-006 contains the following coding sequences:
- a CDS encoding rhodanese-like domain-containing protein, giving the protein MKYIAFVASLLFSVTCFANTPVITQQQLLENQMSANAYTIIDVRSKEEFNDGHVKGALNIPHNQIEENMSVLEELKDHTLVVYCRSGRRAGIFEEALSKKGFKLKHLEGDYLAWSEKQLPLIKK; this is encoded by the coding sequence ATGAAATACATCGCATTTGTTGCATCACTACTATTTAGTGTTACTTGTTTTGCTAATACGCCAGTTATTACGCAGCAGCAACTTCTTGAAAACCAAATGTCGGCTAATGCTTACACCATAATAGATGTGCGCTCAAAAGAAGAATTTAACGATGGACATGTAAAAGGCGCACTTAATATTCCGCATAATCAAATTGAAGAAAACATGTCGGTATTAGAGGAACTAAAAGATCACACGCTCGTTGTGTATTGTCGCTCAGGTCGTCGCGCGGGTATATTTGAAGAAGCGTTATCTAAGAAAGGCTTTAAGTTAAAGCATTTAGAAGGTGACTACCTCGCGTGGAGTGAAAAACAATTACCGTTAATTAAAAAGTAA
- a CDS encoding GntR family transcriptional regulator yields MGLAYKTRTEFVVDAIREKILKGEVKSGQPLRQAALAEELDVSRIPVREALLQLEAEGLVKFQAHKGAVVTELDAAHVDELFELRAMLEADLLARSIPNMNATDFDHAEELLSKLDEALTHEDSANLWADLNTSFHTYLYQAAERPQTLEVVNILNKNSDRYIRMHLLLAGGIKKAGGEHKQLIDYCRAGDTSNACQLLKQHILGAKEEIKALLIEE; encoded by the coding sequence ATGGGGCTAGCATATAAAACACGTACTGAATTTGTAGTGGATGCAATTCGTGAAAAAATCTTAAAAGGCGAAGTAAAATCCGGTCAACCGTTACGCCAAGCAGCGCTTGCGGAAGAGTTGGATGTAAGCCGTATTCCTGTACGTGAAGCCCTATTACAACTTGAAGCAGAAGGCTTAGTAAAGTTCCAAGCGCACAAAGGCGCGGTAGTAACTGAACTTGATGCCGCACATGTTGATGAGCTTTTTGAATTAAGAGCAATGTTAGAAGCTGATCTCCTTGCTCGCTCTATTCCAAATATGAATGCAACTGACTTTGATCATGCTGAAGAATTATTATCTAAGTTAGATGAAGCGCTTACCCATGAAGACAGTGCCAACTTATGGGCAGATTTGAATACCAGTTTTCATACCTATTTGTATCAAGCAGCTGAGCGCCCACAGACGCTAGAAGTGGTAAATATTTTAAATAAAAACTCTGACCGCTATATTCGTATGCACTTATTACTTGCTGGTGGTATCAAAAAAGCAGGTGGTGAGCATAAGCAGTTAATCGATTATTGCCGTGCCGGTGACACGAGCAATGCCTGTCAGCTACTTAAGCAACACATTCTTGGTGCAAAAGAAGAAATTAAAGCACTGTTAATTGAAGAATAA
- a CDS encoding aldehyde dehydrogenase (NADP(+)): MFTGLSFINNEWTSQGEGSFNAINAFDHTPLEPAFKNCSLDQLAQACDVADAAFKVYRKTTKAQRAAFLNAIADELASKEDELVARTPLETGLPEMRIKGELGRTVGQLRLFAANLEKDVEFIAEDAALPERQPLPRPTLKMAKIAIGPVAVFGASNFPLAFSAAGGDTASALAAGCPVVYKSHSAHPGTSEIVVSAIEAAITKCDMPKGVYQLLHSKSYDVSHELVKNPKIQAVGFTGSFGVGMALQDSIKQRKQQIPFYGELGSTNPQVLLPGFVKGQEDKLAATFIASLNMGAGQFCTNPGLWLIAEEEAESFKQAVAKEVEVSAPQAMLTPAILKAYQSGCENFASNATLVASGQSEALRCSTQVFATTATEFRNNKALHEEVFGPAALMVTYSSNDELVALIEELEGQLTATIHGSEALVQQHTDITESLSYVVGRLIYNQMPTGVEVCDAMMHGGPFPSSTDVRSTSVGSQAIERFLRPLCIQNAF; encoded by the coding sequence ATGTTTACAGGATTAAGTTTTATTAATAACGAATGGACTTCACAAGGTGAAGGTTCATTTAACGCAATTAACGCATTTGACCATACACCGCTTGAGCCTGCATTTAAAAACTGTAGCCTTGATCAGCTAGCACAAGCATGTGATGTGGCAGACGCTGCATTTAAGGTTTATCGTAAAACCACTAAAGCCCAGCGCGCTGCGTTTTTAAATGCGATTGCAGATGAACTAGCAAGCAAAGAAGATGAACTTGTTGCACGTACTCCTCTTGAAACCGGTTTACCTGAAATGCGTATTAAAGGTGAGCTAGGTCGTACTGTTGGGCAGCTACGTTTATTTGCAGCAAATTTAGAAAAAGACGTTGAGTTTATCGCTGAAGATGCAGCATTACCTGAGCGTCAGCCTTTACCGCGTCCAACATTAAAAATGGCAAAAATTGCGATTGGTCCGGTTGCGGTATTTGGTGCAAGTAACTTTCCACTTGCGTTCAGCGCGGCAGGTGGTGATACAGCCTCGGCATTAGCGGCTGGGTGTCCTGTGGTTTATAAATCTCATTCAGCACACCCAGGTACCAGCGAAATTGTGGTTAGCGCGATTGAAGCGGCAATTACTAAATGTGATATGCCAAAAGGTGTTTATCAGTTATTACACTCAAAAAGTTATGATGTAAGCCACGAACTGGTTAAAAATCCAAAAATCCAAGCGGTTGGTTTTACTGGCTCGTTTGGTGTAGGTATGGCACTGCAAGACAGCATTAAACAACGCAAGCAGCAAATTCCATTTTATGGTGAGCTTGGTTCAACAAATCCGCAAGTACTGCTTCCAGGTTTTGTTAAAGGTCAAGAAGATAAACTAGCAGCAACATTTATTGCATCGCTAAATATGGGGGCAGGTCAATTCTGTACTAACCCTGGTTTGTGGTTAATTGCTGAAGAAGAAGCTGAAAGCTTTAAGCAAGCTGTAGCAAAAGAAGTGGAAGTGTCTGCACCGCAAGCCATGTTAACACCTGCTATTTTAAAAGCGTATCAATCAGGATGTGAAAACTTTGCAAGCAATGCGACGCTTGTTGCAAGTGGTCAATCTGAAGCACTTCGTTGTAGCACGCAAGTATTTGCCACTACAGCGACTGAGTTCAGAAACAATAAAGCATTGCATGAAGAAGTATTTGGCCCAGCAGCGTTAATGGTAACTTATTCATCGAATGATGAATTAGTAGCATTGATTGAAGAACTCGAAGGTCAATTAACAGCAACAATTCATGGTAGCGAAGCATTAGTACAGCAACATACTGATATTACCGAGTCGCTAAGTTATGTTGTTGGCCGTTTAATATACAATCAAATGCCAACGGGAGTGGAAGTGTGTGATGCAATGATGCACGGTGGTCCATTCCCTAGTTCAACGGATGTACGTAGCACATCTGTCGGCAGCCAAGCAATAGAACGATTCTTGCGTCCTCTATGTATACAAAATGCATTTTAG